One Ignavibacterium sp. DNA segment encodes these proteins:
- a CDS encoding glycosyltransferase family 4 protein has translation MRNKKILMVVYSYFPQDVRPRREAEALINAGYTVDMLCLRLPDQTKFENIYGVDTYRVNLSKSRSSRRKYIFLYASFFIRSFFLLNRLFIKNRYAVIHVHNMPDFLVFLGVIPKLFGTKIILDLHDPTPEMLMTKFAEDRESRLTKILKWQEKVSIRFAHKIITTNKSFLDKFISRGCPSDKINIVMNSPQESIFNKFINNLKEKSDEKKYVVMYHGIIITRYGFEELLNAVNLLKGKIPGLELWVYGTGEDLPIFLEMIQKLDLKNTVKYFGQVSIEKIVEVIPECDVGIIPNRLTPFTRINFPTRIFEYLYIKKPVVVPRTQGINDYFDEGSIFYFDAGDAENLANVVYTIYSDRAITAEKINKGYEIYQKYRWESQSKNLIKIYEELLN, from the coding sequence TTGCGAAATAAGAAAATATTAATGGTGGTTTACAGTTATTTTCCTCAGGATGTCAGACCACGAAGAGAAGCTGAAGCCTTGATAAATGCTGGTTATACAGTAGATATGCTTTGTTTGAGACTTCCCGATCAAACCAAATTTGAAAACATATATGGAGTTGATACTTATAGAGTAAATCTTTCAAAATCCCGGTCTTCAAGAAGGAAATATATTTTTCTATATGCTAGTTTTTTTATTCGTTCTTTTTTCTTGTTGAACCGGTTATTTATAAAAAATCGATATGCGGTAATACATGTTCATAATATGCCGGATTTTCTGGTATTTCTTGGTGTAATTCCAAAACTTTTTGGTACGAAAATAATTTTAGATTTACATGACCCCACCCCTGAAATGTTAATGACCAAATTTGCAGAAGACAGAGAAAGTCGGCTGACAAAAATTCTGAAATGGCAAGAAAAAGTAAGCATAAGATTTGCTCATAAAATTATTACAACAAATAAATCTTTTCTAGATAAATTTATATCACGTGGTTGTCCTTCAGATAAAATAAACATTGTGATGAATTCTCCACAGGAGTCTATTTTTAACAAGTTCATCAACAATTTAAAAGAAAAATCAGATGAGAAAAAATATGTTGTTATGTATCACGGCATAATTATTACCAGGTATGGCTTTGAGGAATTATTGAACGCTGTAAATTTATTAAAAGGTAAAATACCTGGATTAGAATTGTGGGTTTATGGCACCGGAGAAGACTTGCCAATTTTTCTTGAGATGATTCAAAAATTAGATTTAAAAAATACTGTAAAGTATTTCGGGCAGGTTTCAATAGAAAAGATAGTGGAGGTTATACCTGAATGTGATGTTGGAATTATACCAAATAGGCTTACTCCTTTTACAAGGATAAATTTTCCTACAAGAATATTTGAGTATTTGTACATTAAAAAACCTGTGGTAGTGCCCAGAACACAGGGGATTAATGATTATTTTGATGAAGGTTCAATTTTTTATTTTGATGCTGGTGATGCAGAAAATTTAGCAAATGTAGTTTACACTATTTATTCTGATCGGGCTATAACAGCGGAGAAAATAAATAAAGGGTATGAGATATATCAAAAATATAGATGGGAGAGCCAAAGTAAGAATCTGATTAAAATTTATGAGGAACTACTTAATTAA